The Synergistaceae bacterium genome includes the window TATCATATCGGGGCTAGTTTCTATACAGCCGTAATTCAAAGCACGCAGATCAACGCCTGATTGAGTTACTGCTCCATAGCCTACACGAGCTAAACCGGGATCAATTCCTAGACAAACACGCAAAAATTACTCGTCCTCTATCTGTGAAGCTATCTCGTCGGGAATATCAAAATTTGAGTAAACATTTTGCACGTCGTCATGTTCTTCGAGAGCGTCAACGAGCCGCAAAACTTTTCTTGCTGCCTCAGGGTCTGAAATCTCAACGGGAGTTTTTGCAATCATTGAGACTTCTGCGCTGTCAACGACATATTTATTTGCCTCAAGTGCTTTTTGCAGTGCGTCCAAATCAGCAGGCTCACAATAAAGCGTAAATCCCTCGTCATTTGCTTCCATGTCAGACATGCCCGAATCAAGTCCTACAGTCATTAAAGCGTCCTCGTCAAGTCCCTCGCCTTTGACTTCAATAACTCCTTTACGGTCAAACATCCAAGCGACAGAGCCGGACTCGCCCATCTGCCCCCCGTTGCGTGCCAGTAATGCTCGAATTTCGGGAGTCGTACGATTTCTATTATCTGTCATTACGTTTACGAGTACGGCAATTCCTGAAGGTCCATAAGCCTCGTATGTGAGTTCGTCATAAGTGATGTCGCCGAGTTCGCCCGTGCCTCGTTTGATTGCGCGTGTAATATTATCATTAGGAACA containing:
- a CDS encoding YebC/PmpR family DNA-binding transcriptional regulator, which produces MSGHSKWANIKHRKAAQDAKRGNLFQKLVRAIIIAAKDGGGDPAMNMRLKTAIERAKAVSVPNDNITRAIKRGTGELGDITYDELTYEAYGPSGIAVLVNVMTDNRNRTTPEIRALLARNGGQMGESGSVAWMFDRKGVIEVKGEGLDEDALMTVGLDSGMSDMEANDEGFTLYCEPADLDALQKALEANKYVVDSAEVSMIAKTPVEISDPEAARKVLRLVDALEEHDDVQNVYSNFDIPDEIASQIEDE